The genomic segment TAATTTTATAATTTAACTATATTATACTAGGAGATGGTAATGTGTTATGTATTAAAAAAATATTGGTATTTGGATTAATGTTATTTATGGGAATCAACAGTATGGGAGGCATTGCAATTGCAGAGGATGTAAATGCAAAAAATATTTTTAGAAGCATCGAGAATATAGAATCATCATCCGACGAGCAATTCACTCGTGGTGGTACATATATAGAATACCGCTTAAAAGATGATTTTACAAATAAATCATATGATACAGTTTGGCAATACAAGAATGATAAGGATCCGGTATTAGTAGCAAAAGCTGAACGTTTAAGATTTTTAGCATGTGAACTAAGTGGCAATATTGCAATATTAGATTGTAAATCAGAATCAGCTAGACAAATAAAAGATGAAGAAGCTCTCTTAAAAGTACTAGATGACAATAAAAATATAATATTTGATAAAAATCTGTATTCAGCAGAGCTTGAAAAATTTTTTGATGAACATTTTGAAGGGCAATATATAGATCGTCTAAATCTTTCATTAGAGGGTTGGTCTGATGATGGCAAATACCTATGGATTGAAGACTCTAACAATTCAATACTTTTTAGAATAAATATATATACAAAAAAAGTAGATATATTAGATAAACTTTATTTTTATACTGACAGTGATTTTAATTGCAATACTGGCTGGGCATGTGACAGTAATTATCCCGAATTGTTTGATTCTGATGGTTTTGAACAAATGAGGAAAAAAAATCCAGATATAAATCTTAAGCTAGTAAATGTTTTAACAGGCGAAGAGATAGATGTAGCTACTAAAAAGGCTGCTAGGTTTAGTCCAAAATGGGTTGATAATAGAAGTATTATGTATCAAGATGCTAATGGTGATTGGGTTATTTACAGAATGAAAAATTCAGATATTGTTAGTAACGCTCCTCTTTCAGATCTTGTAGGACTAAATATTTTCTTATACCCAGTAGAAGCTTCTGCAAAAGATGGTCTCTATAGAGAGTTGATATTAAGTATAAATAATAAATCAAAAAAATTCAAATGGGAAAATGTAACTTATTCTCATGACCACAGCACAAGCTTAGATTACTATGATATCAATGGTGACCAAAAAGAAGAGTTAATAGTTTTATTAACTAAAAATAATGGTCCTGGAACGTATATAAATGATATTCACATCATAAACCCAGTTACTTTTGAGGAAATAGAAGTCGAGAATCCTATCAATATACTTGAAAACAACGTAAATACCAAGGTTTATGAAGACAAAGTAGAGGTCGAAATTAATGATGAAATTTTCATTGTGCCTAAAGAAAAAATAGATCTAGATACAAAATATTGGGCAGATAAGGTAATGTACAAAAATTACAGATGTTTTGATATTAAGCACAACAAAATAGTAGCTACTTTGGACTTAAACATTGGTAATTTTAGTGGCTACTTTGGTATTGTTGAAATAGTCTATGATTTTAAAGATGGCAAATATGTTATGGATAAAATTGATTTCAAAGAACATAGATATTAAATCTACAGCTACAAAAATCAAAATCCCTCCGTAAACCAACGCCTCAAAACCTACCTATAAAATGAGGAGGCGAACATCTATGGAAGAATTATTAACAGGGATATCAAATCTAGGATTTCCTATAGTTGTATCGGTATATTTACTTGTGAGGATAGAGGGAAAAATAGATCAGCTGAGTATAAGTATTAGAGAATTAAGTAATACTATAGAGCATTTTAAAAATATATAGGATTTTTAGAGCATATCTTTATTAAAAATAGATATGCTTTTTTTTGCAAATAATTTTGCACGAATGACATTTTAGAATCTTGAAAAACTTGCAAGATTGGAGGAAAACGGTTGCGAATTCAATTTATTGTGGAAAAGTAAAAAATATTTGGCTTTTTCGTAAAAAACTATTGACGGGGCTTGAAATCGATGATATCATACGAAATAACAAAAAACTGGTAAATGCGGTGATGACAGAAATGAATTTGTCGTTGCAAAGAAGTGAAAAATCAGTAAGCAAAATTCGTAAAAAAATTATTGAATTAAAAAACCTTTAGCCAAGGAAGTAAGAAACTATACGAAAATAAAAGAGGAGGTAAAGCGAATGTTACAAGTCATTATTAAAGGATTATTGGAGCAAATAATAATAGAGAACCTGATACTGATAAGCGTCATTATACTGGTCGTTCTCGGCCTCGTCGTTCTAGTCATTAAGAGCGCAAACTCCAAAAAAATCAAAAATCCTTTAACTAATGAGCTACGTGATAAGCTTTATCTTTTGCGAACTCAGGTCTTGGTGAATTTTCATGCCAAGGACCTGACCTTTGCGTACAATTAATAGTGTTGTGCGGAAATAGGTGTATGTTTGCATAATTTTATAGAAATCAGTAGAGAAGCTCATTGTGGGCTTCTTTTTTTTACGCAAAAAACCAGTAAAATATTCAAAAACATGTGATTATAAAAGAATTGGGAGGTGAATGTTATGAAGTCATATGTATTATCCGTAACAGTTGATAACAATCCGGGGGTACTTACAAGAGTCTGTCAGCTCTTTAACAGAAGGGCATACAATCTAGAAAGTGTGACAGCAGGGGTCACAGAAAATGAGAGAATTTCAAAGCTCACATTGATCACAAAAGTAAAGGAAGACCATGAAATAGAACAAGTTGTAAAGCAACTCAAAAAGCTTGAAAATGTTCACAAAGTGAGTAGACTTACAGATGCAAATTCACTTTGCAAGGAGATCATGTTCATGAAGGTAAGTGCAACAGCTGAGACTAGACCGCAAATCACAAGCATAGTAAATATATTTAAAGCAGACATAGTTGATGTTGCACCAGAA from the Tissierellales bacterium genome contains:
- the ilvN gene encoding acetolactate synthase small subunit, with the translated sequence MKSYVLSVTVDNNPGVLTRVCQLFNRRAYNLESVTAGVTENERISKLTLITKVKEDHEIEQVVKQLKKLENVHKVSRLTDANSLCKEIMFMKVSATAETRPQITSIVNIFKADIVDVAPEDVIIQVTGDESKLKVFQELMQPFGILEVVSSGYIAIKRGQEMRRY
- a CDS encoding YvrJ family protein — protein: MEELLTGISNLGFPIVVSVYLLVRIEGKIDQLSISIRELSNTIEHFKNI